A single window of Arcobacter venerupis DNA harbors:
- a CDS encoding HlyD family type I secretion periplasmic adaptor subunit, translating into MYKEKKIKEKKGLIDWFRRLYGLEDEKQEDLEFMYSLYSNSNEKPSRVSNIIFLLITGIFSILVLWAAFAEIDELARGNGKVIPTDKIQTVQSLDGGIISEIFVKEGDVVKFDDPLMKIDTTRFQATLEESKQEYLSLLALKTRLEIESTIDISKELPVLKFDEKVMKDLSRYDINENLLLENRFRELKSSVNVLENQLSQKIQELKEIESTINKLTDSLGFIEEQRKTIRKLVERGIKSKYDLLDIEKEYNLTKGDLQTAKLSISRSNFAITEAENRIKEKIDTFRAEASRDLQKTVSQINRFEAKLVGDRDKVAKTTITSPVDGIIKQLNFNTIGGVVQSGIDLMEIVPLSDALVVEAKIDPKDIAFISPTQKAIIKITAYDFGIYGGLEGKIVEISADTIVDKDSKDGKSYYRVLVKTNKNYLERKGKKLPIIPGMIATVDIVTGKKSILDFLLKPILKVKQDSLHER; encoded by the coding sequence ATGTATAAAGAGAAAAAAATTAAAGAAAAAAAAGGTCTTATCGATTGGTTTAGAAGACTTTATGGATTAGAGGATGAAAAGCAAGAAGATTTAGAATTTATGTATAGTTTATATTCTAATTCAAATGAAAAACCAAGTAGAGTATCAAATATAATTTTTTTATTAATTACTGGTATCTTTTCTATTCTTGTATTATGGGCAGCATTTGCAGAAATTGATGAATTAGCAAGGGGAAATGGAAAGGTAATTCCAACAGATAAAATACAAACGGTTCAATCTTTGGATGGTGGAATAATTTCTGAAATATTCGTTAAAGAAGGTGATGTTGTAAAATTTGATGACCCTTTAATGAAAATTGATACAACAAGATTTCAAGCTACACTTGAAGAGAGTAAGCAAGAATATTTATCTTTATTAGCATTAAAAACAAGACTAGAAATTGAATCAACAATTGATATTAGTAAAGAGTTACCAGTTTTGAAATTTGATGAAAAAGTTATGAAAGATTTATCAAGATATGATATAAATGAGAATTTATTATTAGAAAATAGATTTAGAGAATTAAAATCTTCAGTTAATGTTCTTGAAAACCAATTAAGCCAAAAAATTCAAGAACTAAAAGAGATTGAAAGTACAATTAATAAATTGACAGATAGTTTAGGTTTTATAGAAGAACAAAGAAAAACTATTAGAAAACTTGTAGAAAGAGGAATAAAATCTAAATATGATTTATTAGATATTGAAAAAGAATATAATTTAACTAAAGGGGATTTGCAAACTGCAAAATTATCAATATCAAGATCAAATTTTGCAATTACAGAAGCAGAAAACAGAATAAAAGAAAAAATTGATACATTTAGAGCAGAAGCTTCTCGAGACCTACAAAAAACAGTAAGTCAAATAAATAGATTTGAAGCTAAATTAGTTGGAGATAGGGATAAAGTTGCCAAAACAACAATTACTTCACCAGTTGATGGAATTATTAAACAACTAAATTTTAATACCATCGGAGGTGTTGTTCAATCTGGTATTGATTTGATGGAAATAGTACCTTTAAGTGATGCTTTAGTTGTTGAAGCAAAAATTGATCCTAAAGATATTGCATTTATAAGTCCAACACAAAAAGCAATTATAAAAATCACAGCATATGATTTTGGAATTTATGGTGGATTAGAAGGTAAAATTGTTGAAATCTCAGCAGATACAATTGTTGATAAAGACTCTAAAGATGGAAAAAGTTATTATAGAGTTTTAGTTAAAACAAATAAAAATTATTTAGAGAGAAAAGGTAAAAAATTACCAATTATTCCAGGAATGATTGCAACTGTAGATATTGTTACAGGTAAAAAATCAATATTAGATTTTCTTCTAAAACCAATACTAAAAGTAAAACAAGACTCACTTCACGAAAGATAA